One stretch of Chiroxiphia lanceolata isolate bChiLan1 chromosome 1, bChiLan1.pri, whole genome shotgun sequence DNA includes these proteins:
- the IBA57 gene encoding putative transferase CAF17, mitochondrial, whose protein sequence is MLVRAVTAPGLRRLCRGRRDAAAACFPPGRALLGVRGAEAAVFLQGLLTNDVTQLAAAADGARPALYAHALNVQGRCLYDVILYRLHGSAGEEPHILLECDSNVLEPFQKHLKLYKIRRKVDISPCPDLSLWAVIPGEQAGEASSSLPKCAGQAVLLTPDPRAQVMGWRLITKKGANLSEIIPGSEVGDVQDYHRHRYKQGIPEGVKDLPPGVALPLESNLAYMNGISFTKGCYIGQELTARTHHMGVVRKRLLPVCLSAPLPKDGIPEGAEILTESGKPAGKFRAGGGDLGIALLRLAHMNEPLCINVGGDKVRLSANTPQWWPKTAAK, encoded by the exons ATGTTGGTGAGGGCGGTAACGGCGCCGGGGCTGCGCCGCCTGTGCCGAGGCCGGCGGGACGCGGCCGCCGCCTGCTtcccgccgggccgggcgctGCTGGGCGTGCGCGGTGCCGAGGCCGCCGTGTtcctgcaggggctgctcaCCAATGACGTCACGCagctggcggcggcggcggacgGGGCCCGCCCCGCGCTGTACGCGCACGCGCTGAACGTGCAGGGCCGCTGCCTGTATGACGTCATCCTGTACAG GCTCCACGGGAGCGCGGGAGAGGAGCCTCACATCCTGCTGGAGTGCGACAGCAACGTCCTGGAGCCCTTCCAGAAACACCTGAAACTGTACAAGATCCGCAGGAAAGTCGAcatctccccctgccctgaCCTCTCCCTGTGGGCTGTCATCCCTGGGGAACAGGCTGGAGAGGCCTCCAGCTCCCTCCCGAAATGTGCAGGCCAGGCTGTGCTCTTGACTCCTGACCCCAGGGCACAAGTCATGGGCTGGAGACTGATCACAAAGAAAGGAGCAAATCTGTCAGAGATTATCCCTGGGAGTGAAGTTGGAGACGTTCAGGATTACCACAGGCACAGGTATAAGCAAG GAATTCCTGAAGGTGTGAAGGATCTCCCCCCTGGAGTGGCCCTCCCTCTGGAGTCCAACCTGGCCTACATGAACGGCATCAGCTTCACCAAGGGCTGTTACATCGGGCAGGAGCTGACGGCCAGGACACACCACATGGGCGTCGTCCGCAAGCGCCTGCTCCCCGTCTGCCTCTCAGCTCCGCTTCCCAAAGACGGCATTCCCGAGGGTGCCGAGATCCTCACCGAGTCGGGAAAGCCGGCAGGGAAGTTCCGGGCGGGAGGTGGTGACCTCGGGATAGCTCTGCTGAGGTTGGCTCACATGAACGAGCCGCTCTGCATAAATGTGGGAGGGGATAAAGTGAGGCTCAGCGCAAACACGCCCCAGTGGTGGCCGAAAACTGCTGCTAAATAG
- the GJC2 gene encoding gap junction gamma-2 protein → MTNMSWSFLTRLLEEIHNHSTFVGKVWLTVLIVFRIVLTAVGGESIYSDEQSKFTCNTKQPGCDNVCYDAFAPLSHVRFWVFQIIVISTPSVMYLGYAIHRIARSAEEEKKFKGFKKKKQFALNWQAVRNMEDAMEADEEEPMISDDTAEHEKAKAKPKSKEPQKHDGRRRIQQEGLMKIYVFQLLTRASFEVCFLIGQYLLYGFEVEAYYVCNRVPCPHTVDCFVSRPTEKTIFLLVMYVVSCLCLLLNMCEMFHLGFGTIRDAIRNRKINSFRQPPYNYAYPKNISCPPEYNLVVKSEKSTKIPNSLMAHEQNLANVAQEQQCTSPDENLPADLSTLHKHLRVAQEQLDIAFQSYSSTQANTQPSRTSSPASGGTVVEQNRANTAQEKQGAKPKASLEKGSSSSKDGKTSVWI, encoded by the coding sequence ATGACCAACATGAGCTGGAGCTTCCTCACCCGCCTGCTAGAAGAGATTCACAATCACTCCACCTTCGTGGGGAAGGTCTGGCTCACCGTGCTCATCGTGTTCCGCATCGTCCTGACCGCGGTGGGGGGCGAGTCCATCTACTCCGATGAGCAGAGCAAGTTCACCTGCAACACGAAGCAGCCGGGCTGCGACAACGTCTGCTACGACGCCTTCGCGCCGCTGTCGCACGTCAGGTTCTGGGTCTTCCAGATCATCGTGATCTCCACCCCTTCCGTCATGTACCTGGGCTACGCCATCCACAGGATCGCCCGCTCGGCCGAGGAGGAGAAGAAGTTCAAGGGGTTCAAGAAGAAGAAGCAGTTTGCCCTGAACTGGCAGGCCGTGCGCAACATGGAGGACGCGATGGAGGCCGACGAGGAGGAGCCCATGATCTCCGACGACACGGCGGAGCACGAGAAGGCCAAAGCCAAGCCCAAGAGCAAGGAGCCGCAGAAGCACGACGGGAGGAGGCGCATCCAGCAGGAGGGACTGATGAAGATCTACGTCTTCCAGCTGCTCACCAGGGCTTCCTTCGAGGTTTGCTTTTTGATAGGGCAGTATTTGCTCTACGGCTTCGAGGTGGAGGCGTATTACGTCTGCAACAGGGTGCCCTGCCCTCACACCGTGGACTGCTTCGTGTCCCGGCCGACGGAGAAGACCATCTTCCTCCTGGTGATGTACGTGgtgagctgcctgtgcctgctgctgaaCATGTGTGAGATGTTCCACCTGGGCTTCGGGACCATCCGCGACGCCATCCGCAACCGGAAGATCAACAGCTTCAGGCAGCCGCCCTACAACTACGCCTACCCAAAGAACATCTCCTGCCCCCCCGAGTACAACCTGGTGGTGAAGTCGGAGAAGTCCACCAAGATCCCCAACAGCCTGATGGCCCACGAGCAGAACTTGGCCAACGtggcccaggagcagcagtgcaCCAGCCCGGACGAGAACCTCCCGGCGGATTTGTCCACCCTTCACAAGCACCTGCGGGTGGCCCAGGAGCAGTTGGACATCGCGTTCCAGAGCTACAGCAGCACCCAGGCCAACACCCAGCCCTCCAGGACCAGCAGTCCCGCCTCGGGGGGCACGGTGGTGGAGCAGAACAGGGCCAACACCGCCCAGGAGAAACAAGGTGCTAAACCCAAGGCCTCCTTGGAGaagggcagctccagcagtaAGGACGGGAAGACGTCTGTGTGGATATAA